In Pseudoalteromonas sp. MM1, a single window of DNA contains:
- a CDS encoding ABC transporter ATP-binding protein/permease produces the protein MRSKHSTIKRADAMTLKQSIKTLWPYITKFKGRVFIALLALIGAKGATLLMPWALKEIIDSVDKSINPILVIPALLLLMYGGLRFASVFLGEVRDAVFSRVTEHAMRDIGLKVFKHLHSLELAFHLDRQTGGISRDIERGTSGLSFLMRFLMFNIVPTLFEILTVAIIFGTLFSVWFALITLLAVAIYITFTVTVTQWRNRFIREANAADNLSNTRAIDSLLNFETVKYFNNEEFEAKTYNSFLANWEAARLKNRMSLLALNSGQALIIASAITALMWLGAKEVITCALTIGELVMINAYMIQLFLPLNFLGFVYREIRRALTDLENMLGLLNKKPQVVEQPNAQNLILTQGDIAFNNVSFSYNASRPILNNISFKVKAGSKVAVVGASGAGKSSLARLLYRFYDVNSGTITIDNQAIDSVTLNSLRSAIAIVPQDTVLFNTTIRENIAYGRPSASDAEIDKAIEMAHLKDFISTLAQGDKTLVGERGLKVSGGEKQRIAIARAILKRSPILIFDEATSALDSHAEQAILNAMRAVTQNHTSVVIAHRLSTIIDADNILVFNNGELVEQGTHAALIAKKGQYAQMWQLQQQED, from the coding sequence ATGCGCTCCAAGCACAGTACTATAAAACGCGCCGATGCCATGACCTTAAAACAAAGCATTAAAACACTGTGGCCTTACATTACTAAATTTAAAGGGCGAGTATTTATTGCACTTTTAGCGCTTATAGGTGCTAAAGGCGCGACACTCTTAATGCCTTGGGCACTAAAAGAGATTATCGATTCGGTAGATAAATCAATCAATCCTATTTTAGTTATCCCGGCGTTACTACTGCTTATGTATGGTGGACTTAGGTTTGCCAGCGTGTTTTTAGGCGAGGTACGCGATGCGGTGTTCTCGCGTGTGACAGAGCACGCTATGCGCGATATTGGTTTAAAAGTATTTAAACATTTACACTCACTAGAGCTTGCGTTTCACCTCGATAGGCAAACAGGCGGCATAAGCCGTGATATAGAGCGCGGCACGAGTGGGCTGAGCTTTTTAATGCGTTTTTTAATGTTTAATATTGTACCCACCCTTTTTGAAATACTCACCGTTGCCATTATTTTTGGGACGCTATTTTCTGTTTGGTTTGCGTTAATAACCTTATTGGCGGTTGCTATTTATATTACCTTTACCGTAACAGTAACGCAGTGGCGAAACCGCTTTATACGTGAGGCAAACGCCGCCGATAATTTGAGTAATACACGCGCCATAGACAGCCTTCTTAACTTTGAAACCGTAAAGTATTTTAATAACGAAGAATTTGAGGCAAAAACATACAACTCCTTTTTAGCAAACTGGGAAGCCGCCCGTTTGAAAAATAGAATGTCGTTACTGGCGCTTAATTCTGGCCAGGCGCTAATTATAGCCAGTGCTATAACGGCGCTGATGTGGTTAGGCGCCAAAGAAGTGATAACTTGCGCTTTAACAATTGGTGAACTTGTAATGATAAACGCCTACATGATCCAATTATTTTTACCGCTTAACTTTTTGGGATTTGTGTATCGAGAAATAAGGCGCGCGCTTACCGATTTAGAAAACATGCTGGGTTTACTTAATAAAAAGCCACAAGTCGTTGAGCAACCTAATGCACAAAACCTAATACTTACCCAAGGCGATATAGCGTTTAATAATGTAAGCTTTAGTTACAATGCCAGTCGCCCAATACTAAATAACATTAGCTTTAAAGTAAAAGCAGGCAGTAAAGTAGCTGTTGTAGGGGCAAGTGGCGCGGGTAAAAGCTCATTAGCACGGTTACTGTATCGCTTTTACGATGTGAACTCGGGCACTATTACTATAGATAACCAAGCCATAGATTCAGTTACACTTAATAGCCTGCGCAGTGCCATTGCTATAGTGCCACAAGACACTGTGCTATTTAATACCACTATACGTGAAAACATAGCCTATGGCAGACCCTCAGCGAGCGATGCTGAAATAGATAAAGCAATAGAAATGGCCCATTTAAAAGACTTTATTTCAACATTAGCGCAAGGCGATAAAACACTGGTTGGCGAGCGCGGTTTAAAAGTATCTGGCGGCGAAAAACAACGTATTGCCATTGCACGCGCTATTTTAAAGCGCTCTCCTATTTTAATTTTTGATGAAGCAACCTCAGCACTCGACTCGCACGCTGAACAAGCAATATTAAACGCAATGCGTGCAGTTACTCAAAACCATACTAGCGTGGTGATTGCTCATAGGCTCTCTACTATTATCGATGCCGATAACATACTGGTATTTAACAACGGTGAGCTGGTAGAGCAAGGTACACATGCAGCACTTATAGCAAAAAAAGGTCAATACGCTCAAATGTGGCAATTACAACAGCAGGAAGATTAA
- a CDS encoding leucine-rich repeat domain-containing protein, whose product MNTLAQLKAGRLNGVTRLQLVDGLTEFPLEILTLADTLEVLDLSNNNLTTLPDEFASLTKLKRVFLSFNQFKHIPKVLAKCPALIMVAFKGNQITQFALNSLPKNIEWLILTDNKLSALPSDFGNYTKLKKLALAGNSLKHLPESMANCTNLELVRLSANNLTKLDGWLLELPKLAWLAFAGNTFNKAQCLTNSRLQNTPLENFKLKKVIGQGASGVIHLAKTAHRDVAVKLFKGAITSDGYPLDEVNCCLQAGSHKNLINVLSYIEQSTQLGLVMELIDTNYTNLGLPPSLETCTRDTFNDGCNYPIEAVYKISKQMANTLTHLHDNYVSHGDIYAHNTMINEQYDVLFGDFGAATNLAMLSKHQQQQIQLIEVRAFGCLIEDLLSTVSFNDKQNELFDKMSDIAARAVNTAIASRPSFKGLSTLLNNLV is encoded by the coding sequence ATGAATACCCTTGCACAGCTTAAAGCTGGTAGGTTGAATGGTGTTACTCGCTTACAACTTGTTGATGGCTTAACTGAGTTTCCTTTGGAAATTTTAACCCTTGCAGACACCCTCGAAGTACTCGATTTATCAAACAATAATCTCACTACACTACCTGATGAATTTGCAAGCTTAACAAAGCTTAAGCGGGTGTTTTTATCGTTTAACCAGTTTAAACATATACCTAAAGTACTCGCTAAGTGCCCTGCTTTAATTATGGTTGCCTTTAAAGGCAATCAAATAACACAGTTTGCATTAAACAGCTTACCTAAAAATATTGAATGGTTAATACTGACCGATAACAAATTAAGCGCGTTGCCTAGTGACTTTGGTAATTACACCAAACTTAAAAAACTCGCCCTTGCAGGAAATAGCCTAAAACACCTACCCGAGAGTATGGCTAACTGTACTAATCTAGAGCTTGTGAGGCTCTCTGCTAATAACCTAACAAAACTTGATGGTTGGCTATTAGAATTACCAAAACTTGCTTGGCTTGCCTTTGCCGGTAATACATTTAATAAAGCGCAGTGCTTAACTAACAGTCGTTTGCAAAACACGCCGCTTGAAAATTTTAAGCTTAAAAAAGTAATTGGCCAAGGTGCATCGGGCGTTATTCATTTAGCTAAAACAGCACACCGCGATGTGGCGGTAAAATTGTTTAAAGGGGCAATAACGAGCGATGGCTACCCACTTGATGAAGTAAATTGCTGTTTACAAGCAGGCTCCCATAAAAATTTAATAAACGTATTAAGTTACATAGAGCAAAGCACACAGCTTGGCTTAGTAATGGAATTAATAGATACCAATTATACAAATTTGGGTTTACCACCAAGTTTAGAAACGTGTACGCGCGATACATTTAATGATGGTTGTAATTACCCTATTGAAGCTGTTTATAAAATTTCAAAACAGATGGCAAATACGCTAACTCACCTACATGATAATTACGTAAGCCATGGCGATATTTACGCACACAACACCATGATAAATGAACAGTACGATGTTTTATTTGGCGACTTTGGTGCTGCAACAAATTTAGCCATGCTTAGCAAGCATCAGCAACAGCAAATACAGTTAATTGAAGTACGCGCTTTTGGGTGTTTAATTGAGGATTTACTAAGTACTGTAAGCTTTAACGATAAGCAAAACGAACTGTTTGATAAAATGTCCGATATAGCAGCGCGTGCTGTAAATACAGCTATTGCATCGCGCCCTAGTTTTAAAGGGCTAAGCACCTTATTAAACAACTTGGTATAA
- a CDS encoding YebC/PmpR family DNA-binding transcriptional regulator, with protein sequence MGRAYQNKKDSMAKTAGAKTKVYSKYGKEIYICAKNGGVDTDGNLALRRLIERAKKDQVPAHVIERAIEKAKGGGGEDYAATRYEGYGPGNCMIIVDCLTDNNKRTFADVRICFTKANAKIGAQNSVSHLFDHLAIFVFDGDDDEAVLEALMMADVDVTDVEVENGKVTVFAPHTEYNNTRTALEEMGITDFDVDLISFVPQVEAPIEGEDVEVMERFLAMLEDCDDVQNVYHNAQF encoded by the coding sequence ATGGGAAGAGCTTACCAAAACAAAAAAGATTCAATGGCTAAAACTGCGGGTGCTAAAACTAAAGTTTATTCTAAGTACGGTAAAGAAATATACATATGTGCTAAAAACGGTGGCGTCGATACTGATGGCAACCTTGCGCTACGCCGTTTAATTGAGCGCGCTAAAAAAGACCAAGTACCGGCACACGTAATTGAACGCGCAATAGAAAAAGCGAAAGGCGGTGGCGGTGAAGATTACGCAGCCACACGTTACGAGGGTTACGGCCCTGGCAACTGTATGATTATTGTTGACTGTTTAACAGACAACAATAAACGCACGTTTGCTGATGTACGTATTTGTTTTACCAAAGCAAACGCTAAAATTGGCGCGCAAAATTCAGTATCACATTTATTTGATCACCTCGCTATTTTTGTTTTTGACGGCGATGACGATGAAGCTGTACTCGAAGCCCTTATGATGGCCGATGTTGATGTTACAGATGTAGAAGTAGAGAACGGCAAAGTAACGGTTTTTGCTCCGCATACTGAATACAACAACACACGCACAGCACTTGAAGAAATGGGGATTACAGATTTTGACGTAGACTTGATTTCGTTTGTACCACAAGTTGAAGCCCCAATTGAAGGTGAAGACGTAGAAGTAATGGAACGCTTTTTAGCCATGCTTGAAGATTGTGACGACGTGCAAAACGTTTACCATAACGCGCAGTTTTAA